TCGCGGCCGAACCGCTGGCCACGGGCGCCCTGGAGCGATTCGAGGGCGCGGCGCGGGCCAAGGTCGAGGGGCTCGGCGGGACATTCGTGGGGTGTTACCCGGCAGCCCGCCGGCCCGGCGACACGGACGAGGCGATGGGCCTCGGCGCCGTGCTGGATGACCTCGGCGCGCGCGGGGTGCGCATCCTCCTGGTGGGCGGGGTCTCCGCGGGCGATCCCCTTGCCCCGATGTTCGAGGCGCTGGCCACGCGCGGTGGGGCAGTCGTCCGCCGCGGGGTGCCGGCCCATCCCGGCTCCATGATCTGGTTCGGGCGGCTGGGCGGCGCCACCTTGATGGGGCTGCCGCAGTGCGGGATGTTCAGCATGGCGACCGCCGCTGACCTCGTGCTGCCGCGGCTGCTCACCGGCGAGATGATCACCGCCGACGCCCTGGCCGACCTGGGCCACGGCGGGCTGCTGGGCCGCGAGATGCGGTTCCGCCTGCCCGACTACGCCAGGGAGCTGGAGACCCCCGCCGACCCATGACCCACACCGTCGACTCCATCCAGGCGGGCCTCGCCGCGCAGGGGTACATCGCCGACCGCGAGCTCTGCACCGCGGTGTTCCTCTCACTCACCCTGGGCCGCCCGCTCCTGCTCGAGGGGGAGGCCGGCGTGGGCAAGACCGAGGTGGCGCGGGTGCTGGCCCGCCTGCTCGGCACCGAGCTCATCCGGTTGCAGTGCTATGAGGGCATCGACGTGAGCACGGCGGTGTACGAGTGGGACTACCCGCGGCAGATGCTCGAGATCCGGCTGCTCGAGGCGCGGGGCGAGGCCAAGGGCGCCGCCACCCGGGACATCTTCAGCGAGGCGTTCCTGCTGCGGCGCCCGCTGCTCCGGGCGATCGAGCCGCGCGCCGGCGACCCGCCGGTGCTCCTGATCGACGAGGTGGACCGGGCCGACGAGGAGTTCGAGGCGTTCCTGCTCGAGCTGCTGAGTGACTTCGCGATCACGGTGCCCGAGATCGGGACGCTGCGGGCGGAGCGCCCCCCGCGGGTGATCCTCACCTCCAACCGCACCCGCGAGATCCACGACGCCCTCAAGCGGCGCTGCCTGTACCAGTGGATCGACTACCCGACGGCGGAGCGGGAACTCGCCATCCTGCTGGCACGGCAGCCGCAGGTGCCGGAACTCCTGGCGGGGGAGGTGGTGAGATTCGTGCAGCGGCTCCGGCAGGCCGACCTCACCAAGGTGCCGGGGATCGCCGAGACCCTCGACTGGGCCGCGGCGCTGGTGGCCCTGGGCGCCAGCCGGCTCGAATCCGGGCAGGTGAACGAGACGCTGGGCGTGCTGCTCAAGTACCAGGAGGACGTCTCCGCCATGAAGGGTGCCGGTGCCCGCGGCCTGCTGGACGAGATCCGCGCCTCCTGACCCTCCCCCCCGCTTCATCGCCAGACCAGAGGAGGATTCCATGCGGTACGCCTTCGCAGGACTCGCACTGCTCTCCGTGGCCCTCGGCGCGACGGCGCTCGCCGCGCAGGGCCCGAGCCGTGATGAACGCCCGATCCGGAGCTGGAGCGAGGAGCAGCGGGACAAGGCCGAGCACGCGCTGTACCAGGACCACGACTGCCGGGCCGCGCTGCGGCAGGTCAATGCCGCGTACGATCGTGGCACGCGCAGCCGCGCCCCCATGGATCCGCGCATCGCGCTGGTGAAGGCGCGGGCGCACGATTGCCTTGGCCAGCTCCCCGCCGCCGTGGCCGCCTACGGGCTCCATGATGCCCTGAGCGGGACGCCCACCGAGGAGGACGCCGGCCTGGCCGGTGCCTGCCGCGCGCTGACGGGACCCGAGGGCCTCCCCGCCGATCCAGCCGCCCGGGAGGCGCTCCGGGTGCGCCTGGCGGAGGAGGCCACCGGGGTGCGGCGCGTGCTGCGCCGGGCGGCGTGGGAGGCCGGCACCTCGCCGACCGGCGAGTCGTTAGCCTACAGCAGCCAGCAGCGCCTCATGAGCGGGGGCGGGCCCGACGGCACGACCATGAGCCGCAACCAGATCGCGGCGCTGTGGCCACGGTACATCTCCGCGTGGCAGAACGTGCCGGCCCACACCGCGCAGGGGTACCGGACGAGCAACCGGACCCGCTACCTGGCGGCAAGCGACGATATGGAGCGTCACCTGGCGGAGCTGGACGCGACGCTCATCTGCCTCGAGGTGGTGCGCTGACTGGTGACGAGGCGCTGACGGGCCTCGACGGCGAGGCCCTCGCGGCCAACTGCATCGTGTTCGGCCGCCTGCTGCGGCGCGCCGGGCTCGCGGTGGACCCGGACCAGACCCGGACCTTCACGCAGGCCCTGGGACTGCTCGGCGTGGCGCGGAAGGGGGACGTGCGGGCCGCGGGCCGGGCGATCTACGTGCGGCGGCGCGAGGACCGGCCCACCTTCGACGAGGCATTCGAGCTGTTCTGGCGGCGTCGCGCCTACGGGAGCGCGCTCGCGGGGCGGCTGCCGCGGCTGGTGCAGAGCGAGCGGCGGCCCGGCGGGCTCGACCTCTCCGCCGACACCGGCCTGGGCGCGGAGCGGCGCGCACCGGTGGAGATCCTCGTGCCGCGGGGCAGCTCCAGCCTGGAGCGGCTGCGGCTGGCCGACTTCGGCGAGCTCACCGCCGCGGAGGAGCGCGACGCCCTCCGCATGATCAGCGCGCTCCGGCCCCGGCTGCCGCTGCGCCCGGCGCGGCGGGGGCGGGTGGCCCGCCATGGCGGCCGCCTCGCGATGCGACGGATGCTGCGCCGTTCGCTCGCCACCGGGGGGCAGCCGCTCGCCTGGCGCTGGATCCGCCGCACCCGCCGCCCCCGCCCCATCATCCTGATCTGCGACATCAGCGGCTCGATGGAACGCTACAGCCGGTTCCTGCTCCGCTTTGCGCACGCGCTGGCGCGCAGCGGCGCGCCGGTGGAGGTCTTCGTCTTCGGCACCCGGCTGACCCGGATCACGCGCCAGCTCCGGGTGCGCAGCGCCGACGAGGCGCTGCGCCGGGTGGCGCACACGGTGGTGGACTGGAGCGGGGGGACGCGCATCGGGGAGTCGCTCCGGGAGCTCAACCTGCGGTGGGCCCGGCGCACCATCCGGAGCGGCGCGGTGGCGCTGCTGGTCTCCGATGGCTGGGAGCGGGGCGACCCCGCGCTGCTGGAGCGCGAGATGGCCCGGCTCAACCGGAACACGCACCGGCTGGTGTGGCTGGACCCGCTGGCCAGTCGCGCCGGTTTCGAGCCGCTCACCCAGGGACTGGTGGCCGCGCTGCCGCACGTGGACGACTTCCTGCCCTGCGCGAACATCGCGTCGCTGGAGCGGCTGGCGGTGGTGCTGGGAGGGGTGCAGCAGGGGAGCGGGAAAGCGGTTGCTCAGTCGATCCGGACGTCGCTCACGCCACCCCGCACCAGTCGGCCAGGAACACCGCCACCACCTTGATGGCGGTGATCAGCTCCTCGAACTCCAGGTACTCGTCCGGCGCGTGGGCCACGCGGATGTCGCCGGCGCCGTACATCACGCAGGGCATCCCGCCGAAGGCGACGAAGTGCCGCATGTCGGCGCCGTAGGTGGCGGCCTCGACCGGGGCCTCGCGGCCGGTGACGGCGCGATGCGCGGCGCGGATGGCGCCGGCGAGCGGCGCGTGGGCGGGCGTCTCCGCCGCGATGAACTGCCCGCCGAAGTAGGTGATCACCGGCGGATGCTCGCGAAGCCACGGGTCCATCGCCGCCACCCGCATGATGCGCTCGGCCACCAGCCCCTTGAACGCCTCGAGTTCCTCCCCCGGCAGGAAGCCCACGCGAATCTCCGCCTCGAGGATCTCCGGCACCGTGCTGGCCCAGTTGCCGGCCCGCACCACGCCGACGTTGATGGGCACCTTGTTGGGGAAGACGTCGTACAGCGGGTGGCGCAGGGTGAGGTTCCGCTCCTGCTCCAGCCGCTGCAGGTCCTGGAAGATGGGGATGAACTTCTCCAGCGCGGAGACGCCCTCGTCGCGGGTGGCGGCGTGGGCGGAGCGGCCGGTGATCGTCAGGCGGAAGACCAGCGAGCCCTCGCAGGCGGTGACCAGGGCCAGCTGGGTGGGCTCCGTGACCAGCGCCGCGTCGGCGCGGTAGCCGCGGAGCACGGTGGCCAGCGCCCCGATCCCGCCATCTTCCTCGCCCACCGTGGCGGCGATCGTCACGTCGCCCTGGAGCCGGAGGCCGCAGGCCTCGAGGGCGTCGAGCGCGGCCAGGTGGGTGGTGAGGCCGCCCTTCATGTCGCAGCTGCCGCGGCCGTAGACGCGACCGTTCACCAAGTGCGCGGCGAAGGGGGGCTGGGTCCAGAGGGAGTGATCGCCCTCCGGCACGGTGTCGATGTGCGCGTTGAGGAGGATCGACCGGCCGCCGCCGGCGCCGGCCCGCCGGCCCACCACGTTGTTGCGCCCGGCGTAGCCCGGCTGCTCGCCGACGTGCTCGAGGTAGGGGAGCATCTCCTCCGCCGTGGCGGCCCAGCTCTCGGTGGCCAGCCCCCGCTCGCGGAAGGTCGTGGCCACCCGTTCGCCCATGGCCCCCTCGGTGCCGGTCACCGAGCGCACCCGCACGTACGACTGGTGCAGCGCCAGGATCCGGTCCCGGGCCGCCTCGACGGCCTGGTGGATGGACGCGACGCGCTGGGATGGGGAGGTGCCGCTCACCGGAGGCTCCGAGGCTCGAGGATTCGGCCCCAAAGGTAACCACCCGCGGGGACCTTGCCGAAGCCCGCCGATCTCGCGAGACTCGGGCAGCGACTCCCCCACCCGGACCGGCCCATGCGTGACCTCCTCACCGACTACCAGCGCCTGCGCGACACCGGCGCGCCCGTGGGCCGCGCCGTGGTGACCAGCGTGTGGGGCTCTGCCCCGCGCCCCGAGGGCGCCTGCCTCCTCGCGACCGCGACCGGCGGGATCGCCGGCTCGGTCTCGGGCGGCTGCGTGGAAGGCGCCACGGTGGCCGAGATCCAGGAGGCGATCGCGCGGGGCACGCCGAAGCTGGTCACGTTCGGGGTAAGCGACGAGACGGCCTGGTCGGTGGGGCTGGCATGCGGGGGAACGATCAGGGTGTGGGTGGAGGGCGAGGTCTCGGCCCGTGTCCTCGCGGCAGCCCGAGGAGAGGGCGGCACGATCGTCGGGACCCTCACGGGTGGCGAGGCGGGGAGCGGCGGCTCGCTCACCGTGGACGAGACGGGAACCGTGGATGCCGATCCGGGGCTCGCGTGGCTCGGCGACGCGGTCCGGGCGCCGGCGCTGGCGGCGCTCCGCCGGGAGCAGAGCACCACGGTGGAGGTCCCCACGCCGGCTGGTGGGAGCTGCGCGGTGTTCCTGGAGGTCTTCCCCCGGCGGCCGGTGCTGTTCGTCATCGGCGCGGTGCACATCGCCCTGGCGCTGGTGCCGCTGGCCCGGGCGCTGGGCTGGCATACGGTGGTGGCCGACGGCCGCGCCGCGTTCCTCACCCCCGAGCGCTTCCCGGGCGCCGACCAGCTGGTGGCCGCGTGGCCGGAGGAGGCGTTCCGGCAGGTGGGCATCACCCCCGCCACCTACGTCTGCCTGCTCTCCCACGATCCCAAGTTCGACGAGCCGGCGCTGCGCATCGCGCTCCGCTCCGCCGCCCCGTACGTGGGCGCCATCGGCTCGAAGAAGACGCAGGCGAAGCGCCGGGAGCGGCTGGCTGCCGAAGGCTACACCGCCGCCGAAGTGGCGAAGCTCTTCGGCCCGATCGGCCTCGACCTGGGCGGCCGGGCGCCGGCGGAGACGGCGCTGGCGATCCTGGCGCAGGTGACGGCGGTGCGCTACGGCGGCGGGGCGGTTGCCAAGTAGCCGATCCGGCCGCATTCTCTCGCCGTGCCCCCAGCCCCACCCCGCGCGACCCCTCCGCGCCAGATCTTCCTGACCGGCGGCACCGGCTACATGGGCCGCCGCCTGGCGGAGCGGCTGGTGGCGCGGGGCCATGCGGTGCGCGCGCTGGCCCGCGCCGGCTCGGAGGCACGGCTGCCCGGGGGCGTGGAGGTGGTGCGGGGCGACGCGCTGCACGGATTGTCCTACGCGGCGCGGGTGGCACCGGCCGAGACCTTCATTCACCTGGTCGGTGTGTCGCACCCCTCCCCGGCCAAGGCGCAGCAGTTCCTCTCGGTGGACCTGGCCTCGGTGGCGGCGGCGGTGCCGGCGGCGGTCACGGCGGGCGTGCGGCACTTCCTCTATGTCAGCGTGGCCCATCCGGCCCCGCTGATGCAGGCGTACATCGCCGCGCGGGTCCGGGCCGAGGCCCTGATCCGTGACAGCGGACTCCCCGCCACGATCCTCCGGCCCTGGTACGTGCTGGGCCCGGGGCACTGGTGGCCGGTGCTGCTCACCCCGTGGTACGCCCTGGGCCGGGTGCTTCCGCCGACACGCGAGGGCGCGCGCCGGCTCGGCCTGGTGACGCTCGACCAGATGCTCGCGGCGCTGGTGGCCGCGGTGGAGGCGCCGGCCGACGGCTGGCGCGTCGTGGACGTTCCCCATATCCAGCGATCCCGCCCATGATCCGTGTCACCCGCGTGCTCTCCCTGGCCCTGCTGTGCGCCGCGCCCCTCGCCGCCCAGCGCGACACGATGGGGCTCCGCCCCGCCTTCCGGCTCATCGACCGCTACGCCGAGCAGATGATGCGCGAGGCGGGAACCCCGGGCCTGGCGCTGGCGCTGGTGGACCGGCGCGGGCTGCTCCTGGTGCGCACCTACGGCTGGGCGGACCGTGAGCGGCGCATCCCGGTGAGCGCCGAGACCCGGTTCCAGATCGGCAGCATCAGCAAGAGCTTCACGGCGGTGGCGCTGATGCAGCTGCGGGCGGAGGGCAGGTTTGACCCGATGCTCCCGGCGCAGCGCTACCTGCCCTGGTTCACCCCGAAGACGAAGTGGCGCCCGGTGACCGGCCACGACCTGATGACCCACACCTCGGGCATCACCCGCGATCGCGACGACATCCCGTCCAGCCCGGCGCAGGCGTGGAAGGCGCGGGAGCGGACCATGGGCTCCGCGCCGGGGGCACGCTGGGAGTATTCCAACATCGGCTGGCAGGTGATGGGGCAGGTCCTGATGAAGCTGGACGGCGGCGACTACGGCGAGATCATCCGGCGCCGCATCCTCACGCCGCTTGGCATGACGCGGACCGACCCGACCTTCAGCAACGCCACCCGCCTCACGATGGCCACGGCGTATACCGGGCTGTACGACGACCGCCCCGAGCACCCCGGCGACCCGCAGGTGGTGGCGCCCTGGATCGAGTACGGCTCGGGCGACGGGGCGCTGGTCTCCACCGCCCCCGACATGGCGCGCTACCTCACCATGCTGCTCAATCGCGGCGCCACCCCGACCGGCCGGATCCTCGAGGAGGCCGACTGGCAGCGGATCATGGCGCCGCATGCCCGGACCGGGGAGGGCGAGGGCACCTATGGCTACGGGATGTTCGGGGGCGCCCTCAACGGCAAGCCGATCTTCTCCCACAGCGGCGGGATGCTCGGCTTCACCAGCATGATGATCGGCGAGCCGCAGCTCGGCATCGGCGCCGTGGCCTTCGTGAACGGCCCGGGCAGCGCCGGCGGCGTGGCAGGATTCGCGGTGCGTGCCCTCTCGGCCGCCATGACCGGCGACAGCCTCCCCGACCTTCCGGCCCCGGACAACCCGCTGGCGACGGCCAACGCCGGCGACTACGCCGGCACCTTTACCAGCCCGACGGGCGATTCCCTGGTCTTCACCGCGGCCGGTGACTCGTTGCTGCTGGTCCGCGACACCGTGGTGGCCCTGCTCAGCTACGGCGATGACACCTTCCTCGGTCCCCGCCCGGACTTCGCCATCTTCCCGATTGCGTTCCATCGTGACAGCGCGGGCGCTGTCACCGAGGTCAGCGTGGGCGGTGCCTGGTATCGCAATGCCCGGTACCGCGGGCCCACCCGCTGGAGCACGCCGAGGCTCTGGGACGCCTACGTGGGGCACTACCGGATCATGCAGCCGTGGGAACCCAACTTCCGCATCATCCACCGGAAGGACCGGCTCTACTGGGTGAGCCCCGGCGGCTCGGAGGAGCTGCTGACGCTGCTCCCCACGGGGGAGTACCGCGTCGGCGACCCGCTCTCGGCCGAGCGGATCCGGTTCGGGCCGGTGGTGGACGGCCAGGTGCTGCAGGTGACGTTTTCCGGGATGGAGTACTACCGATATTTCGTGGAGTAGGCGGCGCGGCGGCGCTCTCGTGCCGCCCGCCGCGCACCGCCTTCCGCCTTCATCGCCCTGACCGCCCCCTGGGAGCCCCCATGCGCCCCGCCGTCCTGCTCGCCCTCCTGCTCACCGCCTGCGGCGGTCCGGGCTACGACGTCATCATCCGCGGCGGCACGGTGTACGACGGCAGCGGCGCCGCGGCGGTGGTGACCGACGTGGGCCTCCGGGGCGACAGCATCGCCGCGGTCGGCGATCTCTCCAGGGCGCGGGCCCGGCAGGTCATCGACGCCACCGGCCTGGCGGTGGCGCCGGGGTTCATCAACATGCTGAGCTGGGCCACCGAGGCGCTGCTGATTGACGGCCGCTCGCAGAGCGACCTGCGGCAGGGGGTCACGCTCGAGGTGTTCGGCGAGGGGGAATCCATGGGTCCCCTCTCCGACAGCATGAAGGCCGAGTACCTGGCCGGGATGGGCGAGGTGAGGTTCCCGATCACCTGGACCACCCTGGCCGGGTATCTCGACACCCTGGTGGCGCAGGGCGTGTCCACCAACGTGGCCAGTTTCGTCGGGGCGGCGACGGTGCGGCAGCACGTGCTGGGGCACGCGTCGCGCGCGGCCACGCCGGAGGAGCTGGCGCGGATGGCGGCGCT
The Gemmatimonadota bacterium DNA segment above includes these coding regions:
- a CDS encoding MoxR family ATPase, which translates into the protein MTHTVDSIQAGLAAQGYIADRELCTAVFLSLTLGRPLLLEGEAGVGKTEVARVLARLLGTELIRLQCYEGIDVSTAVYEWDYPRQMLEIRLLEARGEAKGAATRDIFSEAFLLRRPLLRAIEPRAGDPPVLLIDEVDRADEEFEAFLLELLSDFAITVPEIGTLRAERPPRVILTSNRTREIHDALKRRCLYQWIDYPTAERELAILLARQPQVPELLAGEVVRFVQRLRQADLTKVPGIAETLDWAAALVALGASRLESGQVNETLGVLLKYQEDVSAMKGAGARGLLDEIRAS
- a CDS encoding VWA domain-containing protein, whose product is MFGRLLRRAGLAVDPDQTRTFTQALGLLGVARKGDVRAAGRAIYVRRREDRPTFDEAFELFWRRRAYGSALAGRLPRLVQSERRPGGLDLSADTGLGAERRAPVEILVPRGSSSLERLRLADFGELTAAEERDALRMISALRPRLPLRPARRGRVARHGGRLAMRRMLRRSLATGGQPLAWRWIRRTRRPRPIILICDISGSMERYSRFLLRFAHALARSGAPVEVFVFGTRLTRITRQLRVRSADEALRRVAHTVVDWSGGTRIGESLRELNLRWARRTIRSGAVALLVSDGWERGDPALLEREMARLNRNTHRLVWLDPLASRAGFEPLTQGLVAALPHVDDFLPCANIASLERLAVVLGGVQQGSGKAVAQSIRTSLTPPRTSRPGTPPPP
- a CDS encoding ArgE/DapE family deacylase produces the protein MSGTSPSQRVASIHQAVEAARDRILALHQSYVRVRSVTGTEGAMGERVATTFRERGLATESWAATAEEMLPYLEHVGEQPGYAGRNNVVGRRAGAGGGRSILLNAHIDTVPEGDHSLWTQPPFAAHLVNGRVYGRGSCDMKGGLTTHLAALDALEACGLRLQGDVTIAATVGEEDGGIGALATVLRGYRADAALVTEPTQLALVTACEGSLVFRLTITGRSAHAATRDEGVSALEKFIPIFQDLQRLEQERNLTLRHPLYDVFPNKVPINVGVVRAGNWASTVPEILEAEIRVGFLPGEELEAFKGLVAERIMRVAAMDPWLREHPPVITYFGGQFIAAETPAHAPLAGAIRAAHRAVTGREAPVEAATYGADMRHFVAFGGMPCVMYGAGDIRVAHAPDEYLEFEELITAIKVVAVFLADWCGVA
- a CDS encoding XdhC family protein, with product MRDLLTDYQRLRDTGAPVGRAVVTSVWGSAPRPEGACLLATATGGIAGSVSGGCVEGATVAEIQEAIARGTPKLVTFGVSDETAWSVGLACGGTIRVWVEGEVSARVLAAARGEGGTIVGTLTGGEAGSGGSLTVDETGTVDADPGLAWLGDAVRAPALAALRREQSTTVEVPTPAGGSCAVFLEVFPRRPVLFVIGAVHIALALVPLARALGWHTVVADGRAAFLTPERFPGADQLVAAWPEEAFRQVGITPATYVCLLSHDPKFDEPALRIALRSAAPYVGAIGSKKTQAKRRERLAAEGYTAAEVAKLFGPIGLDLGGRAPAETALAILAQVTAVRYGGGAVAK
- a CDS encoding NAD(P)H-binding protein, with product MGRRLAERLVARGHAVRALARAGSEARLPGGVEVVRGDALHGLSYAARVAPAETFIHLVGVSHPSPAKAQQFLSVDLASVAAAVPAAVTAGVRHFLYVSVAHPAPLMQAYIAARVRAEALIRDSGLPATILRPWYVLGPGHWWPVLLTPWYALGRVLPPTREGARRLGLVTLDQMLAALVAAVEAPADGWRVVDVPHIQRSRP
- a CDS encoding serine hydrolase; the protein is MIRVTRVLSLALLCAAPLAAQRDTMGLRPAFRLIDRYAEQMMREAGTPGLALALVDRRGLLLVRTYGWADRERRIPVSAETRFQIGSISKSFTAVALMQLRAEGRFDPMLPAQRYLPWFTPKTKWRPVTGHDLMTHTSGITRDRDDIPSSPAQAWKARERTMGSAPGARWEYSNIGWQVMGQVLMKLDGGDYGEIIRRRILTPLGMTRTDPTFSNATRLTMATAYTGLYDDRPEHPGDPQVVAPWIEYGSGDGALVSTAPDMARYLTMLLNRGATPTGRILEEADWQRIMAPHARTGEGEGTYGYGMFGGALNGKPIFSHSGGMLGFTSMMIGEPQLGIGAVAFVNGPGSAGGVAGFAVRALSAAMTGDSLPDLPAPDNPLATANAGDYAGTFTSPTGDSLVFTAAGDSLLLVRDTVVALLSYGDDTFLGPRPDFAIFPIAFHRDSAGAVTEVSVGGAWYRNARYRGPTRWSTPRLWDAYVGHYRIMQPWEPNFRIIHRKDRLYWVSPGGSEELLTLLPTGEYRVGDPLSAERIRFGPVVDGQVLQVTFSGMEYYRYFVE